The Mustela nigripes isolate SB6536 chromosome X, MUSNIG.SB6536, whole genome shotgun sequence genomic sequence GGTTGACCCCGGGTGCTTAAGTAGAGCCTCAATCTTAAACAAACCTgacaaacatttaaaacatggaaaaagaaatgccagGATGAAGACTCAAAAGTCAGTGCaggggtcaaaaggtataaacttacagttataaaataagtaagtcatggggatgtcatgcacaaaaaaaaagtcagtgtggCCAATATAGATTTCTTCCAAATTCAGAATACAGAACctatattggggggggggggatacaaTCATGAGCAAAGGCCGACTTGGAGAACCTAGGCTGTATGGGCATATTGGCAATGACAGGGATAAGGTGGAGACATTTTAGGTAATTTACTAACAATGACTCTATGACAGTTGAGACTGAggttaacaaaaagaaatttttctcagAAATCGCCAGTAGAGAGAAATCGATTAAGAGCCCATACGAAAGTGTTAAATTTAAAGAACATAAATAGGTCTCTCACTGAGATTAAGCTGAGCTTGCATGGTTGATGTCCTGCTCTTTCAGGAGAAAAAATGGGAACATTTCTTTGTAGTCCCTCCCTACCCACAAGAAGCCCAGAGACCTGGCAAAACATGGTCAGGAATTCAGTTTCAGGAAACTCCCAGCCAGGCAAAAGATAAATGTCTACCTGATGTCTACCTTTTGGAGAGAGATAAAATTCTTATTCACTTGCCACAGATTTTTCATCAACCCAGACATCATTATTTCCTCCCCTGTGTCTTTTTCAGGAGATGGGCTGCTGAGACAGTGGAGCCAAGAGAACCCAGGTTTCCCACATTTCACAGTCATAAGCCTGGATGCTGCCACACTCTAATTTTGagctcttcctttctccctacaCAGTCACACACTGCTGTCATAAGAATTCAGGACagtggagggatgcctgggtggctcagctcttgattttggctcaggtcatgctctcaggttggtaggcttctctctctcttcctctccctcccccccaactaAAAAATTAACCAtggacctctgggtggctcagtcggctaagggatcgatccccacattgggctccttgcacagcggggagcctgcttctccctctgctgctgttctccctgcttgtgcactctctctctctctctgacaaataaataaaatctttttaaaaattaaaaattaacttaacatttttttaattaaaaaaaagaattcagggtaGTCATGTCTCACCCAGCATCAGAAAAGAGGACTCTGAGTCTTGCTGTCCATGAGGAAGAGATTAACAGTTCCAGAttaaagactatggactctgaaaaacaatctgaggcgtttgaagtgggaggggtgggaggttggggtaccaggtgctgggtattatagagggcacggactgcatggagcactgggtgtggtgaaaaaataatgaatactgttatgctgaaaataaataaaaaataaatttaaaaaaattaaaatgctttaataataataaaaaaaaagaatatatagctGTCAGGTCAACCTCATacccctccccatgcccccccCACCTTGATCAGGTGGTAGTATCTGTCCTCTTGTTTTGCCACCAATCATCAGCCAGTAGTAATGCAACCTCTTGGACTTCTGGTGATTACTGTTCCCAGGGTTGACCACCAGCCTCTCACAGAATACTCCAGGAATACTGGCCGGAGAGCTATGCTGAAATTTGCTGCTGCTACTGGAGCCGCTCCTGTTGCCGGCTGCTTCACTCCTGGAACATTCACTAACCAGATCCATGCAGCCTTCCGAGAGCCCAGACTTCTCGTGGTTACTGATCCCAGGGCTGACCACCAGCCTCTCACAGAGGCGTCTTATGGTAACCTGCCAACCATTGCTCTGTGTAACACAGACTCTCCTCTGCGCTATGTGGACATTGTCATCCCTTGCAACAACAAGGGAGCTCGCTTTGTGGGTCTGATGTGGTGGATGCTGGCCAGGGAAGTTCTGCACCTGTGTGGCACCATTTCCCATGAACACCCGTGGGAGGCCATGCCTGATCTCTACTTCTACAGAGATCCTGAAGAGACTGAAAAGGAAGAGCAGGCCGGTGCTGAAAAGGCTGTGACCAAGGAAGAACTCCAGGGTGAATGGATGGCTCCAGCTCCTGAGTTCACGGCTACTCAGCCTGAAGTTGCAGACTGGTCTGAAGTCGCGCAGGTGCGCTGTGTCTGCTCAGCAGTTCCCTCTGAAGACTGGAGCGCCCACTGCTCGGGCCACTGAATGGGTAGGAACAACCACTGAGTGGTCTTAAGCTGCTCTTCCACAAAcgcaaacaaaatggaaataacgTTGATGGAAAATAAACAGTTTGTAAAAGTCGAAAAAAAGTCAAGTACTCTActatattcatattattttaaagtgcCATTACCTCGCTATGTGCTAGAGATCCCTCTGAGAACTAACCTGCATTTGTCCATTTAACTCTCTTAATTCTGCCAACTGCATATTATTTCTCCCACGTAATAGCTGGGGAAACTTGGGCACAGAGTTGATATTAACCTAAGACAGGGTTATTAACATGACCTGTGGGAAAGTGGCTGAGTCGGGATTTGAATGCAGGTCGATAGGGCTCCAAAGCCTAAACTCTCCCAAGCACTAcgcttctctggaaaaaaaaaataacacaaaaaataagttttggaaTTATTGGGGATGATACTATTCCTTAATACACCTGGGAGATAGTCGTACAGTGTTGCTAATCCACGTGTGCTGTGCGAACCAACAGCGTGACCTGGGAACATGGTAGAAATGAAGAATCTTGAGTCCCAATCCAGACCTCCTGAATAAAAACGAGCAATATCCTAAACAAAGATCCTCGGGGGTTTCAGGTGCACGGGCTGGAGAAGCGTTGGCTAGAATTTGGCTAGAATTCCGCTGTGCACCGCAAAGGGCTAGCTAATGAAAGGTTCCATTCCACGCACATACCCTGGAGCTCCTCCTGCTGGCAAAACACCTGTGTTTCAGCGCCcagcgccccgccccccgccccggccggcCTGCGTTTAGGCCTCTATCTCTGGCTCACTCGTTTATTAAATCCATTCAACTATCTCGATACATAGCACTGAGGATTCATCAGTGAATGATCACAAACCAGAGCAGAAGTGGAGAAGTTACATTCTATTGGTGGACGGCAGAAATTGGACTGATTGCAAATTATATGCTGGGTGGTGTTAAACTCTGTTGGAAAAACAAAGCAGGCTGAGGAAGTGAGGCGTCCAAGAGTATCGGTACAGAGAGGCAGGACTGATTCTGAGCCAGATAAGATAAAGAAATATCTTTCTgggcagaaagacaaataaccatcACACAGAGCACTAtaaattgagacctgatttgctcaaaaaacaaaacaaaactaaatccGCAAAGCATTAGAAAGAACTAGAATGTAATGGTTTTACAAAATATCAGGAGAGATTTTTTTGATGTTGGTCTACTTTGACTTGCCCTAACTGAGAGGTGCTGGAGCCAGATAGTTCTTGACCCTTCCCATCTGCACAGGACAGAACTTGAGTCTCCTTTAAAGATGAAGGCGGGGGGCAGGACATTAACTGTCTAAAGAGTCACCATGCAAAAAATATCCtctactggggctcctgggtggctcagttggttaaacgactgccttctgctccaggCGTGATCCCTGGGTACCGGGagcgagtcccacatggggctcccttctcTGCGGTGggtggcctgcttctccttcttcctctgctgctccaaCTGCTGGCACTCTCCTGCTCTTTTgttgtatcaaataaataaataaaacttctaaaaacaaacccaaacaaccCATAAAACCCACAAAACACCTTCTTACTGTTATCCCTTTCCTCATACTCATAATCTAGTCTAATCAAGAGAAAAACGTCAGACATACCCAGATTGGGGGACATTCTACAGGACATCTGGCCAGTACTTCACAAGGCTGTCAAGATCATGAAAGACAAGGAGGGAGTGAGAATCTGTCACAGACCACAGGAGACtgaggagacatgacaactaaatccTGTATGGTACCTGGACTGGattctagaacagaaaaagaacatcagtggaaaaaactggtgaaatccaaataaagtttTGAGTTTTGTTACTAGCAGTGTATCAGTTTgggtttatttgcttttgttttgtttcgttttaaattcaattagccaacttatagtacatcattagtttcagatatagtgttcaataatttatcagttgcatataacacccagtgctcatcccatcatgtgctctccttaataaccatcacccagttcccccctcccctccaacaaccctgtttgtttcctagagttaagagtctcttatggtttgagtCCCTCTCTGATGACCTCCCATTtagttctccctcccttcccctacagtcctctgccctgtttcttatattccacatatgaataaaaccatatgataattgtctttctctgactgacttatttcacttacagcataataccctctaattccatccacatcagtgtaaatggtaagtattcatcctttctgatggctgaataatattccattgtgtgggggggtgtatcacatcttctttatccttcatccgttgaataattatttcatttttggaaaaataccaTGGAAATGCAAGATCTTAATAATGAGAGAAATTGGGTAAGGGATACACGGAAACACTTCCTATTATCTTTGCACCTTTTTTGGAAATCTAAAATGATtccaaattaaagaatttttatctttttttaaaaagtattttatttacttacttggtacagagagagactgagagagagagagagagcacaaacaggaggagtggcaggcagagagagagggagaaacaggctccccaccaaggaaggagcctggtgtgaggctcagtcccaggacactggcatcacgacccaagccaaaggtagacgcccAGCCCAACCgaatgagccccccaggtaccccctccttttctttctttctttcttttttaagatttaatttatttatttgacagagagagacagagagagagagggattttaaaaaatttcagttcaAAGACTGGCAAAAGGTTGAAACTTGTTGAAGTTGAACAGTAAGTGCAAGACAGAGTTATTGTACTATTTTCTCCACTTTGATGTATATTTGAGATTatccctcattaaaaaaaaatttaaagaaaaatgagctcGTTCtgaacaaagggagaggaaaatcaacctgaaaataaaatgaaaagggagaaataacTACATGTaacatttactttaaaagatGTATAGAGAGGTGcgcaggtggctcagtgggttaaagcatctaccttcggctcatgtcatgacctcaaggtcctggaatcgagccccatggggctctttgctcagcagggagcctgcttccccccgccccctgcctggctctccacctacttgcgatctctctctctgtcaaataaataaataaaatcttttaaaaaaaagatgtatagaATATTGTAAACAATTTCACATTAATTCAAAACTTAGCTGATATCATTGAATCTACATTAACATCATAGCATCACTAAAGATGGGGTAACAGACATTATGTCTATCAACAAGAATACAAGACAATAGGAAGCCCACGATACCACACATGAAgcgtgataaaaaaaaaattaatttaaatttaatctagCATCCAGAGCTAGGTCACATTTACAAGAAATACcgagaatggaaaaacaaattcaaagacTCCATGATGAAAAAAGTCAGTTGAATCCAGGTTATGGGACATTCTACTAGACCTGATAACCAGAATTCTTTACAAAATCAATTTCAttaaaaaggagaggaaactgTTATGACTGGAAACATAACAGCCGAATACAAGGTATGAACTTTTTTTCCTATATCCCTGCCCTCTTTCCCCTGGATTATTTCAAAGCAAATTCCAGACACCCTATACTTTCTTCTTAGTTATGTTTTATGTTACTCCTCCAAATAAGGGCACCTTTGAAAATAATATCATTACCACACCTAAAAAATTTATAATCCCAGATTATCAGCAAGTGTCTAGTGTTCAAATGTCCCCATttgtattatacatttttaaatgaatggtttGAATCATGATGCAAATAAGTCTCACATGTTATAGTTAGgtgatatatttcttaaatttcttaatttatgtACTCCTTATCCACCTCTTTTATCCCTCCTTGTATGTATTTGTTGATGAAAAGAGATAGTTTTGAAGACCTTCAATGAATGTATTTGGAATGGATTTCCAAACGCACCCCACAGTATTAGTTtatatgttcctctgttttctaCATTTCTGGTCAATTGGTGGGTAGATCTATTGATAAGATTCTGATTCAATTTTCTGTCATTTATGTCATTTATGCTTCAGAGGTGGTGTGACCAATGTGCTTTCTTCAGGTTGGGATGTTAGGctgtctgtcatttttttttttaaagattttatttattcgacagagagagatcacaagtaggcagagaggcaggcagagagagaggaggaagcaggctccccaccgagcagagagcccgatgcggggctcgatcccaggaccctaggatcatgacctgagccgaaagcagaggctttaacccactgagccacccaggctcccctgtctgtcattttttggtgattttattAGTAATTGGTGGTTATTGCCTAATAACATTAACTCACAATGGTTTACAAAATAATGGTATTCTATCACTCTTCTTCACTTGTTATAAAAGTACTTTTATGAAGAAAGGCTTTCTCTCATCAACTGCTAGCTTTGAtcaaaaatgatacaaaaaagcagaataaatgtTTGATTCTTTCCCTGTATTtaagcaaattttaaattaatgaaatggtTTATAAGCATTTCTAAATGTGACATAGGAGTTGTTTTTATATCAATATGAACTCCtggatttaaacatatttaatgtGCTTTGAACCATTGCAGTTATCCCTAAtgatgctcaaattgtcccaTCTTTCACCAGTGGAAGCTTCTTCAGTTGGTTTCTGAGTTATTTTGACATGACAATAGTAGTCTTTGAAAGCTTCCTAGCCAGCTGGAATAACATGATGGTCCGATACAATTTTATACACTTCCTTTTACAGTCATAAAATCACTCCCTGATTGCTTTTAGTGAGTAATGGTATATATAGGCTCCCATCCAGATACTGGGAATGCTCAAGGCCACTGCATTGACCATTGCTTCTAAGTCTTTTCCATAAACAGAGCTAGGAAATAACTACTTTTTAACCATAAAAGACATCATGATTCACATTGatacttgtttatattttttacctTAATTTAAGTGTAGTAAACATATAGTGTTatgttttaggtgtacaatatggtgattcaatacttccatattTACTCAATGCATATCAgtttaagtgtactcttaatccccttcacctatgtcacccattcccccacctacctcccctctggtaaccatcagtttgttctctataattaagagactggttcttggtttgtcttttgtttctttcctttgttcatttgtttttttcctaaattccacatgggagtgaaatcatatttgtctttctctgactgacttatttcccttagcattatactctctagctccatccacgtcattgtaaatggcaagagttcattctttttatggctgaatactattccattgtgtgtgtgtgtgcatgtgcgcacatgagtgtgtgtgtgtgtgtgtgtgtgtgtgtataccactttatccattcctctatctgtggacacttgggctgcttccatagtttggttattataaataatgctgcaataaatttAGGAACGCAtacatccctttgaattagtgtttttgtatcttttaggtaaatacccagtaggctgattactggatcatagagtagttctattttaaattttaatttttaaaaaaatttttaattttgacgaacctccatactgtttgccacaGTGACTGCATCAgaattgcattcccacctacagtgtgCGTTCATTttcctccacatccctgccaacacttgtttcttgtgttgatttgAGTCATTCTGACAGGGATGCGGTgatattgtagttttgatttgcatttacctactagtaagtgatgttgagcatcttttcatgtgtctgttggccatttatatgtcttctttggagaaatgtctgttcatctcttctgcttatttttaattggattatttggtggggttttttggtgtggagttttataaatcattatatattttaaatactaactGATTATCAAatcatttgcaagtatttcctcccattcagtgggttgtcttttagttttattggttatttcctttgctgtatggatgttttttgtttgatgtagtcctaatagtttatttttgcttttatttcccttgttttaggagacatatctagaaaaatgttaagaCTGGTTTTGTGGGCtgatatgtgatctattctgggaaatgttccatgtacatttgaaaagaatgtgtattctgctgttttagaatggaatgttctgaatgtaccTGTTATATCCACCTGAGTGTGTCactcaaagtcattgtttcctttttttattttctgtttggatgatctgtccattgatataagtgggatGTTAAGAtactctactattattgtattatggttGATTAGTTCCTTTacttttgttattaactgttttatgtatttgggtgctcccaggttgggtgcataaatatttgtaatagttatatcttcttgttggattgtccccttatTAAGTATaaagtgtccttctttgtctcttgttgagtctttttaaaaagtctattttgtccaaagTAAGGATTgcaaccccagctttcttttggaacttgttttcatttgtggaacataaggaatagcatggaggacattaggagaaggaaagggaaaatgaagggggagggaATCGGAGGGacagatgaaccatgagagactatggactctgagaaacaaactgagggttttagaggggagggggctggggaaagTGGTTACCCCGGTGACAGGTATTAAAGTGAGCATGTATTGCCTGGAGCattaggtgttatatgcaaacaatgaatcatggaacaccacatcaaaaactaatgatgtacttcaATAtgggaaaggaatccatcaaaatccttaaggagaacacaggcagcaacctcttcgacctcagccacagcaacttcttcctaggaacatcaccaaaggcaaaggaagcaagggcaaaaatgaactattgggacttcatcaagatcaaaagcttgcacagcaaaggaaacagttaagaaaaccaaaagacaactgacagaatgggagaagatatttgcaaacgacatatcagataaagggctagtatccaaaatctataaagagcttagcaaactcaaaacccaaagaataaataatccaatcaagaaatggacagaggacatgaacagacatttctgcaaagaagacatccagatggccaacagacacatgaaaaagtgctccacactactcggcatcagggaaatacaaatcaaaaccacaatgagatcccacctcacaccagtcagaatggctaaaattcacacgtcaggaaatgacagatgctggtgaggatgcagagaaaggggaacccacaacccacactattggtgagaatgcaagctggtgcaaccactctggaaaacagcatggagattcatcaaaaagctgaaaatagagctacctaacaacccagcaactgcattactgggtatttaccctaaagatacaaacgtagtgatccaaaggggcacgcacacccaaatgtttatagtagcaatgtccacaatagccaacctatggaaagaacctagatgtccatcaacagatgaatagataaagaaggtgtggtataatatatacaatggaatactatgcagacatcaaaagaagtgaaaacgtgccatttgcgatgatatggatggaactagagggtatttatGCTTAGCgaaagtcaatcggagaaagacaactatcatatgatctccctgatatgaggaagtggagatgcaacgtggggggtttggggggttggaaaagaataaatgaaacaagatgggatcgggagggagacaaaccttaatcTCATGGAACAAACTCAGagtttctggggggagggaggtctggagagggtggtgaggttatggacattggggagggtatgtgctatggtgagtgctgtgaagtgtgtaaacctggcgattcacagacctgtccccctggggctaataatacattatatatttattaaaaaataaataaaaaatcgggacgcctgggtggctcagttggttggacgactgccttcggctcaggtcatgatcccagagtcccaggatcgagtcccgcatcgggctcccagctccacagggagtccgcttctccctctgaccttctccttgctcatgctttctctcactgtctctctctcaaataaataaataaaatctttaaaaaataaataaataaataaataaaaaatcttaaaaaaaaccaatgatgtactctatggtgcctaatataacataataaaaataaatttaaaaataataaaaaataaggattttatttatttacttgagagaggagggagggagagagagagagaacatgagcatggggagaaacagaggaggaagaagggagcccagtgtggggctcaatcccagaaccctgaactgaaggcagatgtttaactgactgagccacccagatgcatcCCCTGCtttttttgacatccatttgcatgagcgatgtttctccatcccctcacttccCATGTGCAGATGTCTTTGGTCTGAaatgatgggtcttgctttttttatccattccattaCCTGATGTCTTTTAATGgtttgcaaagcctaaaatatttattctctcatccttttacagaaaaaagacCACAGAGGATTGGTTAGAATATTTAATTCCATACATTAAATATATGGCTTCATTACTAACATTCTATATAGTATCTGACTAAATTATGCCCATTATCTATTAGAATCAAGTTATAAAGATAGTCATAATTTAGTCTGATTAGCATAAATTCAGCAGACTAATTAATAATAGTTCAGAAAGCATATATTTCTACTATATATTATACACAATCATCATTGCACTATATGCCTGTGATTCTAAATAATCCTTTCGT encodes the following:
- the LOC132006715 gene encoding small ribosomal subunit protein uS2-like, with amino-acid sequence MQPLGLLVITVPRVDHQPLTEYSRNTGRRAMLKFAAATGAAPVAGCFTPGTFTNQIHAAFREPRLLVVTDPRADHQPLTEASYGNLPTIALCNTDSPLRYVDIVIPCNNKGARFVGLMWWMLAREVLHLCGTISHEHPWEAMPDLYFYRDPEETEKEEQAGAEKAVTKEELQGEWMAPAPEFTATQPEVADWSEVAQVRCVCSAVPSEDWSAHCSGH